In Capsicum annuum cultivar UCD-10X-F1 chromosome 7, UCD10Xv1.1, whole genome shotgun sequence, one genomic interval encodes:
- the LOC107877309 gene encoding uncharacterized protein LOC107877309: protein MGCCFSSSNKKPHRTSPPCSATHGRDPPLAEEETVKEVLSETPIIPPPSPPKVNNRRADFPQVNFESTAVIEPHNDIKFESTAVVKKREEMKFESTAVVKKKEEVKLESTADGKYKDEVKFEATEVSEEIETSEMCSFTESYSTTATATEKREEDGEVTQRSPVRAYRKRQHTGDIAGVRERRRPATSPDKRRLPVTSRGGVQGRGMPQQRRNVGPTNGTRRGQGDNGVRRSNSPATRSTVDVRRNVRNRSPAPAAREEDKHGNRNPTAAREGDKIGITSSAAAHEGVKLGGQSPARSTPETGESIENPVVSMECFIFL, encoded by the coding sequence ATGGGCTGCTGTTTTAGCTCCTCCAATAAAAAACCCCACCGCACTTCCCCGCCGTGTTCCGCCACACACGGCCGAGATCCACCGCTAGCGGAGGAAGAAACCGTTAAGGAAGTCCTTTCTGAAACACCCATTATTCccccaccatcaccaccaaaggTCAACAACAGAAGAGCTGACTTTCCACAAGTCAACTTTGAATCAACGGCTGTCATTGAACCCCATAATGATATCAAGTTTGAATCAACAGCTGTTGTTAAAAAGAGAGAGGAAATGAAGTTTGAATCAACGGCTGTTGTtaaaaagaaagaggaagtgAAACTTGAATCAACGGCTGATGGTAAGTATAAAGATGAAGTGAAGTTTGAAGCAACGGAAGTATCTGAAGAGATTGAGACTTCAGAAATGTGTAGCTTTACTGAGAGCTATTCAACAACGGCGACGGCGACGGAGAAGAGAGAGGAAGACGGAGAAGTAACTCAGAGGTCACCGGTGAGAGCATATCGGAAGAGGCAACACACCGGCGACATTGCCGGAGTTAGAGAGAGAAGAAGACCGGCGACATCGCCGGATAAAAGGAGATTGCCGGTAACGTCAAGGGGAGGAGTACAAGGGAGGGGAATGCCGCAACAACGGCGCAATGTGGGGCCTACTAATGGAACCCGCAGAGGTCAAGGTGATAATGGGGTTCGGAGGTCGAATTCTCCGGCGACACGTAGTACGGTGGATGTACGTCGGAATGTGAGAAATAGAAGTCCGGCGCCGGCGGCGCGTGAAGAAGACAAACATGGAAATAGAAATCCGACGGCAGCGCGTGAAGGAGACAAAATTGGAATCACAAGTTCAGCAGCGGCGCATGAGGGAGTCAAACTTGGTGGTCAATCGCCGGCGAGAAGTACGCCGGAGACCGGCGAGTCTATTGAAAATCCAGTTGTTTCTATGGAATGTTTTATTTTCCTGTAG